The sequence TCGTGCTGTTCATGTGCATCGAGTTGATGCTCAACGCGTGCAACCTGGCGCTCGTCACGTTCTCCCGGATGCACGGAAACCTCGACGGGCAGATCGTCGCCTTCTTCGTGATGGTCGTCGCCGCCGCCGAAGTCGTCGTCGGGCTCGCGATCATCGTGTCGTTGTTCCGCTCCCGCCACTCGGCCTCGGTCGACGACGCCAGCCTGATGAAGCTGTAAGGGGACTGGAATCGTGGAGAACCTGATCGCGCTGCTCGTCGCGGCGCCCCTGCTCGGAGCGGCGGTCCTGCTCTGCGGCGGCCGCCGGCTGGACAAGACCGGGCACTGGCTCGGCACCGTGCTCGCCGCCGCCTCGTTCGTCGTCGGTGTCGTCCTCTTCACCGACATGCTGGGGAAGGGAGCCGAGGACAGGGCCCTGCACCAGCACCTGTTCAGCTGGATTCCGGTGGAGGGCTTCCAGGCCGACATCGCCTTCCAGCTGGACCAGCTGTCGATGACGTTCGTCCTGCTCATCACCGGTGTGGGCACGCTCATCCACATCTACTCCATCGGCTACATGGAGCACGACGAGCGCAGGCGCCGCTTCTTCGGCTATCTCAACCTGTTCCTCGCGGCGATGCTGATCCTGGTCATCGCCGACAACTACCTGCTGCTGTATGTCGGGTGGGAGGGCGTCGGTCTGGCGTCGTACCTGCTCATCGGCTTCTGGCAGCACAAGCCCAGCGCCGCCACCGCCGCGAAGAAGGCCTTCCTGGTCAACCGCGTCGGTGACGTGGGGCTCTCGATCGCCATCATGCTGATGTTCACCACCTTCGGCACCTTCGCCTTCGGGCCGGTGCTGGAGGCGACCGGCGAGACGAGCCAGGGCAAGCTGACGGCCATCGGCCTGATGCTGCTGCTCGCCGCCTGCGGCAAGTCGGCCCAGGTGCCGCTCCAGTCCTGGCTCGGCGACGCGATGGAGGGCCCGACCCCGGTCTCCGCCCTCATCCACGCCGCGACCATGGTCACCGCCGGTGTCTATCTGATCGTCCGCTCCGGCGCCATCTTCAACGCCGCCCCGGACGCCCAGCTGGTCGTCGCCATCGTCGGTGCGGTCACGCTGATCTTCGGTGCGATCGTCGGTTGCGCCAAGGACGACATCAAGAAGGCGCTCGCCGGCTCCACGATGTCGCAGATCGGCTACATGATCCTCGCCGCGGGCCTCGGCCCGATCGGGTACGCCTTCGCGATCATGCACCTGGTGACGCACGGCTTCTTCAAGGCCGGGCTCTTCCTGGGGGCCGGTTCGGTGATGCACGGCATGAACGACGAGGTCGACATGCGCAAGTACGGCGGCCTGCGGAAGTACATGCCGGTCACCTTCATCACCTTCGGCCTCGGCTATCTCGCCATCATCGGCTTCCCGGGCCTGTCCGGCTTCTTCTCCAAGGACAAGATCATCGAGGCGGCCTTCGCCAAGGGCGGCACCGAGGGCTGGATCTTCGGCGCCGTCGCCCTGCTGGGCGCCGCGATCACCGCGTTCTACATGACGCGCGTGATGCTGATGACGTTCTTCGGCGAGAAGCGCTGGCAGCCCGACGCCGAGGGCCATGAGCCGCACCCGCACGAGTCCCCGAGGTCCATGACGATCCCGATGATCGTGCTGGCCGTCGGTTCGGTCTTCGCCGGTGGCTTCTTCGCCATCGGGGACCGCTTCGTCAGCTGGCTGGAGCCGGTCACCGGTTACGACCACGGCCACTCCCCGCTGAGCGCGGCGGTCGTCACCGGAGCCACCGTGGTGGCCCTGGTCGTCGGCGTCGGCATCGCCTGGGGGATGTACGGACGCAAGCCGGTCCCGGTCCTCGCCCCGCGCGGCTCGCTGCTCACCCGGGCGGCCCGCCGCGACCTGCTCCAGGACGACTTCAACCACGTGGTCCTGGTCCGCGGCGGCGAGCACCTCACCCGCTCGCTCGTCTACGTCGACCACTCCCTGGTCGACGGCGTCGTCAACGGCACGGCCGCGTCGGTCGGCGGGCTCTCCGGCCGGCTGCGCAAGTTGCAGAACGGCTACGCCCGCTCCTACGCGGTCTCGATGTTCGGCGGTGCGGCGGTCGTCATCGCCGCGACCCTGCTGATGAGGGCGGTCTGATCACATGTCCTTTCCCCTCCTGACCGCGACGGCGGCGCTCCCGGCCATCGGAGCCATCGCCACCGCCGCCGTCCCCGCCGCACAGCGCACCGTGGCCAAGTGGGTCGCGCTGTTCTTCTCGCTGGGCACGCTCGTCCTGGCGGGCGTCGTCTTCGCCCGCTTCGAACCGGGCGGCGACCGCTATCAACTCACCGAGTCCAAGGCCTGGATCGCCGACTTCGGCGTCCGGTACGAACTGGGCGTGGACGGCATCGGGGTGGCCCTCCTCGGGCTCACCGCGCTGCTGATCCCGTTCGTCATCGTGGCCGGCTGGCACGACGCGGACCCGTCCCCAAGCTCTCAACTTCGTTCGAGCAGGGGATACCCCAACGAGACGAAGCCGTATCGATGGCGCCCCACCCAGGGCTTCTTCGCGCTGATCCTCATGGTCGAGGCCATGGTGATCCTGTCGTTCCTCGCGACCGACGTCTTCCTCTTCTACATCCTCTTCGAAGCCATGCTCATCCCGATGTACTTCCTCATCGGCGGCTTCGGCGACCGGGCCCACGCGGGCAGCGACGAGAACGCCGCGAAGCAACGCTCGTACGCGGCGGTCAAGTTCCTCCTCTACAACCTGGCCGGCGGCCTGATCATGCTGGCCGCCGTCATCGGGCTCTACGTGGTCGCGGGCAGCTTCTCGCTCTCCGAGATCGCGGCGGCCCGGGCCGACGGCACCCTGGAGATGGCGACCTCCACCGAGCGGTGGCTCTTCCTCGGGTTCTTCCTCGCCTTCGCGATCAAGGCCCCGCTCTGGCCGCTGCACACCTGGCTGCCCAACGCGATGGGCGAGGCCACCGCACCGGTCGCCGTCCTCATCACCGCCATCGTCGACAAGGTCGGCACCTTCGCGATGCTCCGCTTCTGCCTCGGGCTCTTCCCGGAGGCCAGCAAGTGGGCGACCCCGGTCGTCATCGCCCTGGCGCTCGTCTCCATCGTCTACGGAGCGCTGCTCGCGGTCGGCCAGCGCGACATCAAGAGGCTCATCGCCTACGCCTCGATCTCGCACTTCGGCTTCATCATCCTGGGCATCTTCGCGATGACCAGCCAGGGCCAGTCGGGCGCCACGCTCTACATGGTCAACCACGGCATCTCCACCGCCGCGCTGCTGCTGGTCGCCGGATTCCTCATCACCCGGCGCGGCTCGCGGCTCATCGCGGACTACGGCGGGGTGCAGAAGGTCGCCCCCGTGCTGGCGGGCACCTTCCTCATCGGCGGTCTGGCGACGCTGTCGCTGCCGGGGCTCGCCCCGTTCGTCAGTGAGTTCCTCGTCCTGGTCGGCACGTTCAGCGCCTATCCGGTGGCCGGGATCATCGCCACCTCCGGCATCGTGCTCGCCGCGCTCTACGTCCTCGTCCTCTACCAGCGGACGATGACCGGCCCGGTCAACGAGTCGGTCCGCACCATGCCCGACCTCAAGGCGCGTGAGCTGGTGGTCGCCGTACCGCTGATCGCGCTCCTGCTCCTGCTGGGCGTCTTCCCGAAGCCGCTCACCGAGGTCGTCAACCCGGCGGTCAAGCACACCATGTCCGACGTACAGAAGAAGGACCCCCAGCCCGAGGTGGAGGCCGCCAAGTGAGCGCAACAGCTGTCCACAGCCTGTGGACGACGGCGAGCGGGGTGACATCAGCAGCTCCGGGGGACCGCTTCACGGCGCCCACGATCGAGTACGCCCAGCTCGCGCCCGTCCTGATCATCGTGATCGGCGCAGTCCTGGGCATCCTGGTGGAGGCCTTCGTCCCGCGTAAGGCCCGCTACCACGCCCAGCTCCTGCTGACCGTGGTGGCGCTGGCCGCCGCGTTCGCCGCCGTCGTCTCCCTCGCGGCCGGCGGGTACGCCACCACGAAGGCCCAGATCGCGGCCATGGGCGCCATCGCGATCGACGGCCCCACCCTGTTCCTCCAGGGGACCATTCTCCTGGTCTCCGTGGTGGCCGTCTTCACCTTCGCCGAACGGCGGCTGGACCCCACGGCCCACGGCAACCGGGTCGACTCCTTCGCCGCCCAGGCCGGTACGGTCCCCGGCAGCGACGCCGAGAAGGCCGCCGTCCGCGCGGGCTTCGCCACCACCGAGGTCTTCCCGCTGGTCCTGTTCTCGGTGGCGGGCATGCTCGTCTTCCCCGCCGCCAACGACCTGCTGACCCTCTTCATCGCGCTGGAAGTCTTCTCGCTCCCGCTCTACCTCCTGTGCGCCGTCGCCCGCCGCAAGCGGCTGATGTCGCAGGAGGCGGCCGTGAAGTACTTCCTGCTCGGCGCGTTCTCCTCGGCGTTCCTGCTCTTCGGGATCGCCCTCCTCTACGGCTACGCGGGCTCCCTCTCGTACGCCACCATCGCCAACGTCGTCGACGGCTCGGTGCTGGAGATCGACCCGGCCCTCGCCGGGACCATGGGCAACGACGCGCTGCTGCTCATCGGCGGCGCGCTGATCCTGGTCGGCCTGCTCTTCAAGGTCGGCGCCGTCCCGTTCCACATGTGGACCCCGGACGTCTACCAGGGCGCCCCGACCCCGGTGACCGGCTTCATGGCCGCCGCCACCAAGGTCGCCGCGTTCGGTGCGCTGCTGCGCCTGCTGTACGTGGTGCTCCCCGGGCTCACCTGGGACCTGCGGCCGGTGCTGTGGGCGGTGGCCATCATCACGATGCTGGGCGGGGCGGTCGTCGCGATCACCCAGACCGACATCAAGCGGCTGCTGGCCTACTCCTCGATCGCGCACGCGGGCTTCATCCTCGCCGGTGTCATCGCGACCAGCCCGGAGGGGGTCTCCTCGGTCCTTTTCTACCTGGGCGCGTACTCCTTCGTGACGGTCGGCGCGTTCGCGGTCGTCACGCTGGTACGGGACGCGGGCGGCGAGGCCACGCACCTGTCGAAGTGGGCCGGGCTCGGCCGCCGCTCGCCGCTGACCGCGGCGGTCTTCGCGGTGTTCCTGCTGGCCTTCGCCGGGATCCCGCTCACCTCGGGCTTCTCCGGCAAGTTCGCGGTCTTCAAGGCGGCGGCGGAGAGCGGAGCGGGTGCGCTGGTCGTCGTCGGTGTGATCTCGTCGGCGATCGCGGCCTTCTTCTACATCCGCGTGATCGTCCTGATGTTCTTCAGCGAGCCGCAGGCGGACGGCCCCACGGTCGCCGTCCCGTCCCCGCTGACCATGACGACGATCGCGGTCGGGGTGGCGGTCACGCTGGCGCTCGGCCTGGCCCCGCAGTATTTCCTGGACCTCGCGGGCCAGGCGGGGGTCTTCGTGCGGTAGGCGGAACGCTCCTCGGACAGCGCCGGACGGTCTTTATCCACAGACCGTCCGGCGTTGTCGTAGGAGGCGCCTATCGTGGTCGGGGACGGGAGCACGGACGGACAAGGGCCGGGCGGTGCGGACGGGACGGGATCACGGATCGCGGGCCGGACGGCGCGGACCTCGGGGGACAGAGCATTGGAAAGCGTGACCATGGATGTGACCGGGACGGTGACCGGCAACGGGACCGACACCGCTGACCGCACCGAGACCGAGGCGCAGCGGACGCTGCACCGGGTCTTCGGATACGACGCGTTCCGCGGCGAGCAGGGCGCGGTCATCGAGCATGTGGTGGGCGGCGGCGACGCCGTCGTGCTCATGCCGACCGGCGGCGGAAAGTCCCTCTGCTACCAGATCCCGTCCCTGGTCAGGCGCGGTACCGGGGTCGTCGTCTCCCCGCTGATCGCCCTCATGCAGGACCAGGTCGACGCCCTGCGCGCGCTCGGTGTGCGGGCCGGCTTCATGAACTCCACGCAGGACTTCGACGAGCGCCGCTCCATGGAGGCGCAGTTCCTGGCGGGCGAGCTGGACCTGCTCTACCTGGCGCCGGAGCGGCTGCGGCTGGACTCCACGCTCTCGCTGCTGGCCCGGGGCGAGATCTCCGTCTTCGCGATCGACGAGGCGCACTGCGTCGCCCAGTGGGGCCACGACTTCCGCCCGGACTATCTGGCCCTGTCCGTGCTCGGCGAGCGCTGGCCCGACGTCCCGCGCATCGCCCTGACGGCGACCGCCACGGACGCCACGCACCAGGAGATCACCCGCCGCCTCGGCATGCCGGACGCGAAGCACTTCGTCGCCAGCTTCGACCGGCCCAACATCCAGTACCGGATCGTCCCGAAGTCCGACCCCAAGAAGCAGCTCCTCACCTTCCTCAAGGAGGAGCACGAAGGGGACGCGGGCATCGTCTACTGCCTCTCGCGCGCCTCCACGGAGAAGATCGCGGAGTATCTGACCCGCAACGGCATCAACGCCGTGCCGTACCACGCGGGCCTCGACGCCTCCACGCGCGCCACCCACCAGGCGCGCTTCCTCCGCGAGGAGGGCCTCGTCGTCGTCGCCACGATCGCCTTCGGCATGGGCATCGACAAGCCGGACGTCCGCTTCGTCGCCCACCTGGACCTGCCGAAGTCCGTTGAGGGGTACTACCAGGAGACCGGCCGCGCGGGCCGTGACGGGGAGCCGTCGACGGCCTGGATGGCGTACGGACTCCAGGACGTCGTCCAGCAGCGCAAGCTCATCCAGGGCGGTGAGGGCGACGAGGCCCACCGCCGCCGGGCCGCCGCCCACCTGGACTCGATGCTGGCGCTCTGCGAGACGGTCCAGTGCCGCCGGTCCCAGCTGCTGACGTACTTCGGCCAGGAGCCCACCGCCGAGAACTGCGGCAACTGCGACACCTGCCTGACCCCGCCGGAGACCTGGGACGGCACGGTCGTCTCGCAGAAGCTGCTCTCGACGGTGGTGCGCCTCAAGCGCGAGCGGAACCAGAAGTTCGGCGCGGGCCAGATCATCGACATCCTGCTGGGCCGCAAGACGGCCAAGGTCATCCAGTTCGACCACGACCAGCTCTCGGTCTTCGGCATCGGCGAGGAGCTGGCCGAGGCGGAGTGGCGCGGCGTGGTCCGCCAGCTGCTGGCGCAGGGCCTGCTCGCGGTGGAGGGGGAGTACGGCACGCTGGTCCTCACCGACGACAGCGCCACGGTCCTGGGCCGCGAGCGCGAGGTGCTGCTCCGCAAGGAGCCGAAGAAGCCCACGACCCGCTCGTCGTCCTCGGCGGGTGGCAAGGGCGCCAAGGGCAAGGCGGCCGCGGCCGACCTCCCCGCCTCCGCGGTCCCGGTCTTCGAGGCGCTGCGCGCCTGGCGCGGCGCGACGGCCAAGGAGCAGGGCGTCCCGGCGTACGTGATCTTCCACGACGCGACGCTGCGGGAGATCGCGACCCTGCACCCGTCCTCGCTCGCGGAGCTGGGCGGCATCAGCGGCCTGGGCGAGAAGAAGCTCGCGACGTACGGGGAGGGCGTACTGGAGGTCCTGGCGGAGACGTCCCCGGGAGCGGCGGCTGCTCCGGAGGCCCCTGCCCCGACGGCTCCCGCACCCCGCGCGGCGGCGACCCCGGCCCGCACGAAGGCTCCCGCAGCTCCGGCGGCCCAGCCGGTCGGCGACCCCGAGTTCGCCTGGGACGAGGAGCCGCCCGAGTACGAGTGAGGCGGGGGTGGGATGGCGGGACCTACTCCGGGTCCGCTGCCCGCGAGGTGGTCGGGTTGATCGCCGTGAGGTCCAGGTCCATGGGGAATGGAACGGCGACCTTCATTCGGTCGTGGAAGATGCCGGTGGAGGTGTACGTGCCCGTGGCGGGTTCCAGCTCGAAGACGTAGACCACGGCCCGGCCGTCGTGGTTCTCAACCCTCCAGTAGTGGGGGATCTTGACCCGGGCGTACTTGACCGGCTTGGTCTCACGGTCGCGCGAGCGGGACTCCGGCGAGACGACCTCGATAGCTAGCTGTACTGAATCGGCTGGGTAGCGGGTCTGGCCCGGCTTCGGGGCTACCAGGCTGTCGAAGACTGCCACGTCGGGTTCAGGTCGGTTGTAGCGGTCGATGTCGATGGTGCACTCACGCACGACTTGCAGCTCCGGGGGCGCGAGTGACCGCAGGTGCCAGGTGAAAAAGTCAACCGCCCACGAGTGGAAGAAGCTCTGCGGACTCACGAAGATCAGGCTCCCGTCGATCAGCTCCGTGTGCGGAGGCAGATTCGGGAGTGTGTCCAGGTCATCGGCGGTCCAGCCGCCCTCGGGCGGGACCGCCCACCGCGGCTCGGAGGCCTCGGGTTCGATGCTCATCATTGCTCCCATGGGGAGGAGTCTCGCGGGCCTGACCAGCGTATCCGCCGGAAACGGGATAAGGCTCCCCCGAACGTGTGAACGCCTGGCGCACCGCTGACCGGAACACCTCCACGGGCCCCTCAGTCACCGCCCCCGCCGCAGCCGCCCCCGTCCCCGCTGTCGCCGCTCCAGCCGTCGCTTTCTCCGCTGCCGGACTCGTGTTTCCTGACGTTGTGGTGGACGGCCGTCGCCGTCCAGTGGGAGCGGCGCAGGACCTTCATCGCCGTGCGGCCGGGGCCGCCGCTGCGGGTCAGTCGGCCGGCGAGGCCGATCGCGGAGACCAGGGCGGCCAGGACCCGGTCGCGGGGGGCCGGGTAGCCCGCCGTCTCGGCC is a genomic window of Streptomyces sp. SID8374 containing:
- the recQ gene encoding DNA helicase RecQ, with the protein product MDVTGTVTGNGTDTADRTETEAQRTLHRVFGYDAFRGEQGAVIEHVVGGGDAVVLMPTGGGKSLCYQIPSLVRRGTGVVVSPLIALMQDQVDALRALGVRAGFMNSTQDFDERRSMEAQFLAGELDLLYLAPERLRLDSTLSLLARGEISVFAIDEAHCVAQWGHDFRPDYLALSVLGERWPDVPRIALTATATDATHQEITRRLGMPDAKHFVASFDRPNIQYRIVPKSDPKKQLLTFLKEEHEGDAGIVYCLSRASTEKIAEYLTRNGINAVPYHAGLDASTRATHQARFLREEGLVVVATIAFGMGIDKPDVRFVAHLDLPKSVEGYYQETGRAGRDGEPSTAWMAYGLQDVVQQRKLIQGGEGDEAHRRRAAAHLDSMLALCETVQCRRSQLLTYFGQEPTAENCGNCDTCLTPPETWDGTVVSQKLLSTVVRLKRERNQKFGAGQIIDILLGRKTAKVIQFDHDQLSVFGIGEELAEAEWRGVVRQLLAQGLLAVEGEYGTLVLTDDSATVLGREREVLLRKEPKKPTTRSSSSAGGKGAKGKAAAADLPASAVPVFEALRAWRGATAKEQGVPAYVIFHDATLREIATLHPSSLAELGGISGLGEKKLATYGEGVLEVLAETSPGAAAAPEAPAPTAPAPRAAATPARTKAPAAPAAQPVGDPEFAWDEEPPEYE
- the nuoN gene encoding NADH-quinone oxidoreductase subunit NuoN produces the protein MSATAVHSLWTTASGVTSAAPGDRFTAPTIEYAQLAPVLIIVIGAVLGILVEAFVPRKARYHAQLLLTVVALAAAFAAVVSLAAGGYATTKAQIAAMGAIAIDGPTLFLQGTILLVSVVAVFTFAERRLDPTAHGNRVDSFAAQAGTVPGSDAEKAAVRAGFATTEVFPLVLFSVAGMLVFPAANDLLTLFIALEVFSLPLYLLCAVARRKRLMSQEAAVKYFLLGAFSSAFLLFGIALLYGYAGSLSYATIANVVDGSVLEIDPALAGTMGNDALLLIGGALILVGLLFKVGAVPFHMWTPDVYQGAPTPVTGFMAAATKVAAFGALLRLLYVVLPGLTWDLRPVLWAVAIITMLGGAVVAITQTDIKRLLAYSSIAHAGFILAGVIATSPEGVSSVLFYLGAYSFVTVGAFAVVTLVRDAGGEATHLSKWAGLGRRSPLTAAVFAVFLLAFAGIPLTSGFSGKFAVFKAAAESGAGALVVVGVISSAIAAFFYIRVIVLMFFSEPQADGPTVAVPSPLTMTTIAVGVAVTLALGLAPQYFLDLAGQAGVFVR
- the nuoL gene encoding NADH-quinone oxidoreductase subunit L, with product MENLIALLVAAPLLGAAVLLCGGRRLDKTGHWLGTVLAAASFVVGVVLFTDMLGKGAEDRALHQHLFSWIPVEGFQADIAFQLDQLSMTFVLLITGVGTLIHIYSIGYMEHDERRRRFFGYLNLFLAAMLILVIADNYLLLYVGWEGVGLASYLLIGFWQHKPSAATAAKKAFLVNRVGDVGLSIAIMLMFTTFGTFAFGPVLEATGETSQGKLTAIGLMLLLAACGKSAQVPLQSWLGDAMEGPTPVSALIHAATMVTAGVYLIVRSGAIFNAAPDAQLVVAIVGAVTLIFGAIVGCAKDDIKKALAGSTMSQIGYMILAAGLGPIGYAFAIMHLVTHGFFKAGLFLGAGSVMHGMNDEVDMRKYGGLRKYMPVTFITFGLGYLAIIGFPGLSGFFSKDKIIEAAFAKGGTEGWIFGAVALLGAAITAFYMTRVMLMTFFGEKRWQPDAEGHEPHPHESPRSMTIPMIVLAVGSVFAGGFFAIGDRFVSWLEPVTGYDHGHSPLSAAVVTGATVVALVVGVGIAWGMYGRKPVPVLAPRGSLLTRAARRDLLQDDFNHVVLVRGGEHLTRSLVYVDHSLVDGVVNGTAASVGGLSGRLRKLQNGYARSYAVSMFGGAAVVIAATLLMRAV
- a CDS encoding NADH-quinone oxidoreductase subunit M, with product MSFPLLTATAALPAIGAIATAAVPAAQRTVAKWVALFFSLGTLVLAGVVFARFEPGGDRYQLTESKAWIADFGVRYELGVDGIGVALLGLTALLIPFVIVAGWHDADPSPSSQLRSSRGYPNETKPYRWRPTQGFFALILMVEAMVILSFLATDVFLFYILFEAMLIPMYFLIGGFGDRAHAGSDENAAKQRSYAAVKFLLYNLAGGLIMLAAVIGLYVVAGSFSLSEIAAARADGTLEMATSTERWLFLGFFLAFAIKAPLWPLHTWLPNAMGEATAPVAVLITAIVDKVGTFAMLRFCLGLFPEASKWATPVVIALALVSIVYGALLAVGQRDIKRLIAYASISHFGFIILGIFAMTSQGQSGATLYMVNHGISTAALLLVAGFLITRRGSRLIADYGGVQKVAPVLAGTFLIGGLATLSLPGLAPFVSEFLVLVGTFSAYPVAGIIATSGIVLAALYVLVLYQRTMTGPVNESVRTMPDLKARELVVAVPLIALLLLLGVFPKPLTEVVNPAVKHTMSDVQKKDPQPEVEAAK
- a CDS encoding Uma2 family endonuclease, with translation MSIEPEASEPRWAVPPEGGWTADDLDTLPNLPPHTELIDGSLIFVSPQSFFHSWAVDFFTWHLRSLAPPELQVVRECTIDIDRYNRPEPDVAVFDSLVAPKPGQTRYPADSVQLAIEVVSPESRSRDRETKPVKYARVKIPHYWRVENHDGRAVVYVFELEPATGTYTSTGIFHDRMKVAVPFPMDLDLTAINPTTSRAADPE
- the nuoK gene encoding NADH-quinone oxidoreductase subunit NuoK, whose amino-acid sequence is MNPVNYLYLAALLFAIGASGVLIRRNVIVLFMCIELMLNACNLALVTFSRMHGNLDGQIVAFFVMVVAAAEVVVGLAIIVSLFRSRHSASVDDASLMKL